A genomic stretch from Rhabdothermincola salaria includes:
- the thpD gene encoding ectoine hydroxylase, with the protein MSTTAPPSLYPTRTSADPVTLPRQEPVVWGDRDAGPLSTAQVDAYEKDGFLAFDALVEPADLATIEHEIAQLLATVPGDDERIIREHGGDTVRSIFEVHKLSKVFADLAADPRLAGPARQILGSDIYLHQSRLNLKPGFRGKEFYWHSDFETWHAEDGMPRMRAVSLSLSLTRNEPWNGSLMVIPGSHREFVGCAGETPADHYRSSLRAQEYGVPSEEVLARLVDQGGIETITGPPGSAVYFDCNVMHGSNGNITPLPRTNVFFVYNSVENAVVEPFAAPAPRPEFIGARTFEPL; encoded by the coding sequence GTGAGCACCACTGCGCCCCCGTCGCTCTATCCGACCCGCACGAGCGCCGATCCGGTCACCCTGCCCCGCCAGGAGCCGGTGGTCTGGGGTGACCGCGACGCCGGGCCCCTCTCGACCGCTCAGGTCGACGCCTACGAAAAGGACGGGTTCCTCGCGTTCGACGCCCTCGTCGAGCCGGCCGATCTGGCGACCATCGAGCACGAGATCGCCCAGCTGTTGGCCACGGTGCCGGGCGACGACGAGCGGATCATCCGCGAGCACGGAGGCGACACCGTCCGGTCCATCTTCGAGGTCCACAAGCTGAGCAAGGTGTTCGCCGACCTCGCGGCCGACCCGCGCCTGGCCGGTCCCGCCCGCCAGATCCTCGGCTCCGACATCTACCTGCACCAGAGCCGTCTGAACCTCAAGCCGGGCTTCCGGGGCAAGGAGTTCTACTGGCACTCCGACTTCGAGACGTGGCACGCGGAGGACGGCATGCCCCGCATGCGGGCCGTGAGCCTCTCGCTGTCGCTGACCCGCAACGAGCCGTGGAACGGCTCGCTGATGGTCATCCCCGGATCGCACCGCGAGTTCGTGGGCTGCGCCGGCGAGACGCCCGCCGACCACTACCGGAGCTCGTTGCGGGCCCAGGAGTACGGGGTGCCCAGCGAAGAGGTGCTCGCCCGCCTCGTCGACCAGGGCGGCATCGAGACCATCACCGGCCCTCCGGGTTCGGCGGTGTACTTCGACTGCAACGTCATGCACGGGTCGAACGGCAACATCACCCCGCTGCCGCGCACCAACGTCTTCTTCGTCTACAACAGCGTCGAGAACGCCGTGGTCGAGCCCTTCGCGGCGCCCGCCCCTCGCCCGGAGTTCATCGGCGCCCGCACCTTCGAGCCGCTCTAA
- a CDS encoding ectoine synthase: MIVRRLDDIVGTDRDVHAPTWSSRRFVLAGDRVGFSLHDTVLHAGTVTEMWYANHIEAVYCIEGLATLDDIATGESHRIEPGSMYLLNGHEKHRLTIHETFRAVCVFNPPVTGQEVHDEDGVYPLLTVDDEPEEVVS, translated from the coding sequence GTGATCGTCCGCCGCCTCGACGACATCGTCGGCACCGACCGCGACGTCCACGCGCCCACCTGGAGCTCGCGACGCTTCGTGCTCGCCGGCGACCGAGTCGGGTTCTCGCTGCACGACACCGTGCTGCACGCCGGCACCGTCACGGAGATGTGGTACGCCAACCACATCGAAGCGGTGTACTGCATCGAGGGTCTGGCCACCCTCGACGACATCGCGACCGGTGAGTCGCATCGCATCGAGCCCGGCTCGATGTACCTCCTGAACGGCCACGAGAAGCACCGTCTGACCATCCACGAGACGTTCCGCGCCGTGTGCGTCTTCAACCCGCCCGTCACCGGGCAGGAAGTCCACGACGAGGACGGTGTGTACCCGCTGTTGACCGTCGACGACGAGCCCGAGGAGGTCGTGTCGTGA
- the ectB gene encoding diaminobutyrate--2-oxoglutarate transaminase — MNVIEEHESEVRSYCRSWPTTFDRAVGSVMWNTDGERYIDFFAGAGALNYGHNDPDLKKALMDYLAGDGVVHSLDMFTKAKADFLRTFDEVVLTPRGLDYKVQFPGPTGTNAVEAALKLARKVKGREQIVSFTNAFHGMTLGSLAVTGNSMKRGGAGIPLAHTTPMPFCNYMEEGSGLTYFESLLADSGSGLDLPAAVIVETVQGEGGINVASYEWLRRLSELCRDNDILLIIDDIQMGCGRTGPFFSFEPAGITPDIVTLSKSISGYGFPMALTLLRPELDVWEPGEHNGTFRGHNPAFITGAAGLRKYWSDDVLTTEVEAKTKLIEGAMLSIVSTTPGTDTRGRGFAQGLVFEDPDKASAVVKACFERHLLLETSGPESEVVKAMPALTITEAELNEGLDILAASVAEVMGTGADVDVPTDEAVTS, encoded by the coding sequence ATGAACGTCATCGAGGAGCACGAGTCCGAGGTCCGCAGCTACTGCCGATCCTGGCCCACCACCTTCGACCGGGCCGTGGGCTCGGTCATGTGGAACACCGACGGGGAGCGCTACATCGACTTCTTCGCCGGTGCGGGCGCACTCAACTACGGCCACAACGACCCGGACCTCAAGAAGGCCCTGATGGACTACCTGGCCGGTGACGGGGTCGTGCACAGCCTCGACATGTTCACCAAGGCCAAGGCCGACTTCCTGCGCACGTTCGACGAGGTCGTCCTGACCCCTCGCGGGCTCGACTACAAGGTGCAGTTCCCCGGCCCCACCGGCACCAACGCCGTGGAGGCCGCCCTCAAGCTGGCCCGCAAGGTGAAGGGCCGCGAGCAGATCGTCAGCTTCACCAACGCCTTCCACGGCATGACCCTCGGCTCGCTCGCCGTCACCGGCAACTCGATGAAGCGCGGCGGCGCCGGCATCCCCCTGGCCCACACCACGCCGATGCCGTTCTGCAACTACATGGAAGAGGGCAGCGGCCTCACCTACTTCGAGAGCCTGCTGGCCGACTCCGGCTCGGGCCTCGACCTCCCCGCCGCGGTCATCGTCGAGACGGTGCAGGGCGAGGGTGGCATCAACGTGGCCAGCTACGAGTGGCTGCGTCGCCTCAGCGAGCTGTGCCGCGACAACGACATCTTGTTGATCATCGACGACATCCAGATGGGCTGCGGGCGCACCGGCCCCTTCTTCAGCTTCGAGCCGGCCGGCATCACCCCCGACATCGTCACCTTGTCGAAGTCGATCAGCGGCTACGGCTTCCCCATGGCGCTCACCCTCCTGCGCCCCGAGCTCGACGTCTGGGAGCCCGGCGAGCACAACGGCACGTTCCGAGGCCACAACCCGGCCTTCATCACCGGCGCCGCCGGCCTGCGCAAGTACTGGTCCGACGACGTCCTCACCACCGAGGTCGAGGCCAAGACCAAGCTCATCGAGGGCGCCATGCTCAGCATCGTGAGCACCACACCGGGCACCGACACCCGGGGCCGCGGCTTCGCCCAGGGCCTCGTGTTCGAGGACCCCGACAAGGCCTCCGCCGTGGTGAAGGCCTGCTTCGAGCGGCACCTGCTGCTCGAGACGTCCGGGCCCGAGAGCGAGGTGGTCAAGGCCATGCCGGCGCTCACCATCACCGAGGCCGAGCTCAACGAGGGCCTCGACATCCTGGCCGCCTCGGTGGCCGAGGTCATGGGCACCGGCGCCGACGTCGATGTGCCGACCGACGAGGCGGTGACGTCGTGA
- the ectA gene encoding diaminobutyrate acetyltransferase, with protein MATAPTDDAPTDGIEIDAPTLADGPPLWRAAQAAGGLDVNPLYAYVLWCRDFAATTAVARMDGEVVGYCTAYRRPDVPTTLFVWQIAVLPAARRRGLGQRILHHLVDRHGDLTALEATVTHDNEASLAMFGTFARQRGSEVSVSPLFGPEHLGDDHEPEDLLHIPLP; from the coding sequence ATGGCCACCGCTCCCACCGACGACGCTCCCACCGACGGCATCGAGATCGACGCCCCGACCCTCGCCGACGGCCCTCCCCTCTGGCGGGCCGCCCAGGCGGCCGGCGGGCTCGACGTCAACCCCCTCTACGCCTATGTGCTGTGGTGCCGGGACTTCGCCGCCACCACTGCGGTGGCCCGCATGGACGGCGAGGTCGTGGGCTATTGCACCGCCTACCGCCGCCCCGACGTGCCCACCACCTTGTTCGTGTGGCAGATCGCCGTGCTCCCCGCCGCCCGCCGCCGCGGCCTGGGCCAGCGGATCCTGCACCACCTCGTCGACCGCCACGGCGACCTCACTGCGCTCGAGGCCACCGTCACCCATGACAACGAGGCGTCGCTGGCCATGTTCGGCACCTTCGCCCGCCAGCGGGGATCGGAGGTGTCGGTGTCGCCGCTCTTCGGCCCCGAGCACCTCGGCGACGACCACGAACCCGAGGACCTGCTGCACATCCCCCTCCCCTGA
- the mgtE gene encoding magnesium transporter, whose translation MPPLDLDLLRADDSQALHDWIEATGTREIADELTRLSPAETAVVFRLLPRDRALEVFEVLDPHDQQQVLDGLRDDRVISLVEAMEADDRARLLDELPAGVAARLISQLSPDERDATALLLGYPEDSAGRMMNPEYVSLRASMTVAEAMARIRRESVDAETIYALPVLDDARRLIGITGLRKVIITPDDTRIGDVMTTDVHSVTTDTDREVAARLVREEGLIALPVVDSEQRLVGVVTVDDAMRVLEDEETEDFAIQGASVPLGRPYLSSSAMGLARVRAVWLLVLILTAFLTVNVLQIFESTLAEVVTLAVFIPLLIGTGGNAGAQASTAVIRALAVGEVRLADLPRVLWRETRTGLFLGLLLALAAFVPVSLIYEPDLALVVSITLVAICTWATAAGSTLPLLARRAGVDPAVVSAPLITTLVDATGLIIYFTVARIVLGI comes from the coding sequence ATGCCACCTCTGGACCTCGACCTGCTGCGGGCGGACGACAGCCAGGCCTTGCACGACTGGATCGAGGCCACCGGCACCCGCGAGATCGCCGACGAGCTCACCCGCCTCAGCCCGGCCGAGACCGCCGTGGTCTTCCGCCTCCTGCCTCGGGACCGAGCGCTCGAGGTCTTCGAGGTGCTCGACCCGCACGACCAACAGCAGGTCCTCGACGGTCTGCGCGACGACCGGGTGATCAGCCTGGTCGAGGCCATGGAGGCCGACGACCGGGCCCGGCTCCTCGACGAGCTGCCGGCCGGGGTCGCCGCCCGCCTCATCAGCCAGCTCAGCCCCGACGAGCGCGACGCCACCGCCTTGCTCCTGGGCTACCCGGAGGACTCCGCCGGGCGCATGATGAACCCGGAGTACGTGTCGCTGCGGGCCTCGATGACGGTGGCCGAGGCCATGGCCCGCATCCGGCGCGAGAGCGTCGACGCCGAGACCATCTACGCCCTGCCGGTGCTCGACGACGCCCGTCGCCTCATCGGCATCACCGGCCTGCGCAAGGTGATCATCACGCCCGACGACACCCGCATCGGCGACGTGATGACCACCGACGTGCACTCCGTCACCACCGACACCGACCGCGAGGTGGCGGCGCGCCTGGTGCGCGAGGAGGGCCTCATCGCCCTCCCGGTGGTCGACTCCGAGCAGCGTCTCGTCGGCGTGGTCACCGTCGACGACGCCATGCGCGTGCTCGAGGACGAAGAGACCGAGGACTTCGCCATCCAGGGCGCCAGCGTGCCGTTGGGACGGCCCTACCTGTCGTCGTCGGCCATGGGTCTGGCCCGGGTGCGGGCGGTGTGGCTGCTGGTGCTGATCCTCACCGCCTTCCTCACCGTCAACGTCCTGCAGATCTTCGAGTCGACCCTCGCCGAGGTCGTCACCCTGGCCGTGTTCATCCCCCTGCTCATCGGTACCGGCGGCAACGCCGGGGCCCAGGCCTCCACCGCGGTGATCCGTGCCCTGGCCGTCGGGGAGGTGCGCCTCGCCGACCTGCCCCGGGTGCTGTGGCGCGAGACCCGTACGGGGTTGTTCCTCGGGTTGCTGCTCGCCCTGGCCGCCTTCGTCCCGGTGAGCCTCATCTACGAGCCCGATCTGGCCCTCGTCGTGTCCATCACCCTGGTCGCCATCTGCACCTGGGCCACCGCCGCAGGGTCCACCTTGCCCCTGCTGGCCCGGCGGGCGGGCGTCGACCCGGCGGTCGTCTCGGCCCCGCTCATCACCACCCTGGTCGACGCCACCGGCCTGATCATCTACTTCACCGTCGCCCGGATCGTGCTGGGCATCTGA
- a CDS encoding SDR family NAD(P)-dependent oxidoreductase encodes MRRFEQKVVLVTGAASGIGRATVERLAEEGATLACLDVQADAVEEVAAAARQAGVEARAWVCDVADQSDVARVVGEVVEAFGRFDVLCNIAGIMRTSHSHEVPREQWDLVIGVNLTGTFLVTEACLPHLLESRGNIVMAASTSSLSGHPYMLAYAASKGGILSMTYTLAVEYAKRGLRVNAVAPGGIETPLSAATGAMLPPDSDWSLFGRISPVDQNRGPDTVASTIAFLASDDAAHVNGEYVRVDGATLA; translated from the coding sequence ATGCGACGGTTCGAGCAGAAGGTCGTGCTGGTGACGGGGGCGGCATCGGGCATCGGTCGGGCGACCGTCGAGCGCCTGGCGGAGGAGGGCGCCACGCTGGCCTGCCTCGACGTGCAGGCCGACGCCGTCGAGGAGGTGGCCGCCGCCGCTCGCCAGGCCGGCGTCGAGGCCCGGGCCTGGGTGTGCGACGTGGCCGACCAGTCGGATGTCGCCCGGGTGGTCGGCGAGGTGGTGGAGGCCTTCGGCCGCTTCGACGTGCTGTGCAACATCGCCGGCATCATGCGGACCAGCCACAGCCACGAGGTCCCCCGCGAGCAGTGGGACCTCGTCATCGGCGTGAACCTCACCGGCACGTTCCTGGTGACCGAGGCATGCCTACCCCACCTCCTCGAGAGCAGGGGCAACATCGTCATGGCCGCCTCGACCTCGAGCCTGTCGGGCCACCCCTACATGCTCGCCTACGCCGCCTCCAAGGGCGGGATCCTCTCGATGACCTACACCCTGGCGGTGGAGTACGCCAAGCGAGGTCTGCGGGTCAACGCGGTCGCCCCGGGCGGGATCGAGACCCCGCTCAGCGCGGCGACCGGCGCCATGCTCCCGCCGGACTCGGACTGGTCGCTCTTCGGTCGGATCTCGCCCGTCGACCAGAACCGGGGCCCCGACACGGTGGCGAGCACCATCGCCTTCCTCGCCTCCGACGACGCCGCCCACGTCAACGGCGAGTACGTCCGCGTCGACGGCGCCACCCTGGCTTGA
- a CDS encoding DUF3263 domain-containing protein — translation MELTDRDRAILDFERSWWNETGPKETLIQEKFELSATRYYEVLGQLLESPEAYEYDPLGVRRLRRMRDRRRRARQESRSETTEQQGL, via the coding sequence ATGGAACTGACCGATCGTGATCGGGCGATCCTGGACTTCGAACGCTCCTGGTGGAACGAGACGGGCCCCAAGGAGACGTTGATCCAGGAGAAGTTCGAGCTCTCGGCCACCCGCTACTACGAGGTCCTCGGTCAGCTCCTCGAGAGCCCCGAGGCCTACGAGTACGACCCGCTGGGCGTGCGTCGCCTGCGGCGCATGCGCGACCGCCGGCGCCGGGCCCGCCAGGAGTCTCGGAGCGAGACCACGGAGCAGCAAGGGCTGTGA
- a CDS encoding LytR C-terminal domain-containing protein, giving the protein MNPPAGPGGSEPARDNLVGAVLIVIAVVIGVVLLVKGYDEEGTLVSTGDDTEQATTTTSVDPDATTTTVPPAVRPPAEVPVMVANGAGVSGAAGTLQAQLQGDGYTQVETTNASPVTTTLVYFVEGSQAEAEALATTLGTDPAAVRVMPAEPPADPAGASLLVVLGPDLAA; this is encoded by the coding sequence GTGAACCCGCCGGCCGGCCCGGGCGGCTCCGAGCCGGCGCGCGACAACCTCGTCGGCGCCGTGCTCATCGTCATCGCCGTCGTCATCGGCGTGGTGCTGCTGGTGAAGGGCTACGACGAGGAGGGCACGCTGGTGTCCACCGGCGACGACACCGAGCAGGCGACCACGACCACCAGCGTCGACCCGGATGCCACCACCACCACGGTCCCGCCGGCGGTGCGACCGCCGGCCGAGGTGCCGGTGATGGTGGCCAACGGCGCCGGGGTCAGCGGCGCCGCCGGCACCCTGCAGGCCCAGCTCCAAGGCGACGGTTACACCCAGGTCGAGACCACCAACGCCTCGCCGGTCACCACCACGCTGGTCTACTTCGTGGAGGGGTCCCAGGCCGAGGCCGAGGCCCTGGCCACCACCCTCGGCACCGACCCGGCCGCGGTCAGGGTGATGCCGGCCGAGCCGCCCGCCGATCCCGCCGGCGCCTCGCTGCTGGTCGTGCTGGGTCCCGACCTGGCCGCCTGA
- the otsB gene encoding trehalose-phosphatase produces the protein MATDPAEALLAFDGVLAAPHRAGVFTDFDGTLAAIVADPDTSRPLHGSVEVLDRLAGVVARVAVISGRPVAFLERFFPSSVTVSGLYGLQRVVGGTRDDHPEAAAWAPVVDEVVTAARDGGPDGMRVEHKELSVTLHYREHPELAGEVEAWAAAEAVRTGLEKNSARMSVELHPPVPADKGTALLDLADGLAAVCFLGDDVGDLPAFAALDVLAERGVATVKVAVSSDEQDQRLADTADVHVDGPEGALELLGALADRLT, from the coding sequence GTGGCCACCGACCCGGCCGAGGCGCTCCTCGCCTTCGACGGTGTCCTGGCCGCGCCCCACCGGGCCGGGGTCTTCACCGACTTCGACGGCACGCTGGCCGCCATCGTCGCCGACCCCGACACGTCGCGGCCGCTCCACGGGTCGGTCGAGGTCCTCGACCGGTTGGCCGGCGTGGTGGCCCGGGTGGCGGTGATCTCGGGACGCCCGGTGGCCTTCCTCGAGCGCTTCTTCCCCAGCTCGGTCACCGTCTCGGGTCTGTACGGCCTGCAGCGGGTGGTGGGCGGCACCCGCGACGACCATCCCGAGGCCGCCGCGTGGGCCCCCGTGGTCGACGAGGTGGTGACCGCCGCACGCGACGGCGGGCCCGACGGCATGCGCGTCGAGCACAAAGAGCTGTCGGTCACCCTCCACTACCGAGAGCACCCCGAGCTCGCCGGTGAGGTGGAGGCCTGGGCGGCGGCCGAGGCGGTGCGCACCGGGCTCGAGAAGAACTCGGCGCGCATGTCGGTGGAGCTGCACCCACCGGTGCCCGCCGACAAGGGCACGGCCCTGCTCGACCTGGCCGACGGCTTGGCGGCGGTGTGCTTCCTGGGCGACGACGTGGGCGACCTGCCGGCGTTCGCCGCGCTCGACGTGCTGGCCGAGCGGGGCGTGGCCACGGTCAAGGTGGCCGTGTCCTCCGACGAGCAGGACCAGCGCCTGGCCGACACCGCCGACGTGCACGTCGACGGGCCCGAGGGCGCCCTCGAGCTCCTCGGGGCCCTCGCCGACCGACTGACCTGA
- a CDS encoding sterol desaturase family protein, with protein sequence MTTAEPTEPSGTETGIRLTGRGVAVFAALAAAVVALALVVPALADRFQSANGGVLLSDVAKGWSHTVLHPAYWVFLAVLALLEWRWPARRGEGLLSTGGAQDLAWLLLAPFFTLTLVAGYVHVLDALYDGPLGGTALDVEGTLGTAVAFVLAFLLADFFMWFSHWVRHKVPPLWRFHQVHHSQRAMSALTDNRVHFFESIVSATLAYVPARLLGLGDEAALLLALGTVYFTGFTHANLRTNLGPLRYVVVTPQSHRIHHSTQEPHWDKNFGAICSIWDRLFRTQYHPADEYPGVGIDDQDFPLEHSTRPAAVLATYGRQLVYPFRKVAADLRR encoded by the coding sequence GTGACCACCGCCGAGCCCACCGAGCCGTCCGGTACCGAGACCGGCATCCGCCTGACCGGGCGGGGCGTCGCCGTGTTCGCCGCCCTCGCCGCCGCCGTCGTCGCGCTGGCCCTCGTCGTCCCGGCCCTGGCCGACCGCTTCCAGTCGGCCAACGGGGGCGTGCTGCTGAGCGATGTCGCCAAGGGCTGGTCCCACACCGTGCTGCACCCTGCCTACTGGGTGTTCCTGGCGGTGCTCGCCCTGCTCGAGTGGCGCTGGCCGGCACGACGGGGGGAGGGCCTGCTCAGCACCGGCGGCGCCCAGGACCTGGCCTGGTTGCTGCTGGCCCCCTTCTTCACCCTCACCCTGGTGGCCGGGTACGTGCACGTGCTCGACGCCCTCTACGACGGTCCCCTCGGCGGCACCGCCCTCGACGTCGAGGGCACGCTGGGCACCGCCGTCGCCTTCGTGCTGGCCTTCCTCCTCGCCGACTTCTTCATGTGGTTCAGCCACTGGGTGCGCCACAAGGTGCCGCCCCTGTGGCGCTTCCACCAGGTGCACCACTCCCAGCGGGCCATGAGCGCGCTGACCGACAACCGGGTGCACTTCTTCGAGTCGATCGTGTCGGCCACGCTCGCCTACGTGCCCGCCCGCCTGCTCGGGCTGGGCGACGAGGCGGCCCTGCTGTTGGCGCTGGGCACCGTGTACTTCACGGGCTTCACCCACGCCAACCTGCGCACCAACCTCGGGCCGCTGCGCTACGTCGTCGTCACCCCTCAGTCCCACCGGATCCACCACTCCACCCAGGAGCCGCACTGGGACAAGAACTTCGGGGCCATCTGCAGCATCTGGGACCGCCTGTTCCGCACCCAGTACCACCCCGCCGACGAGTACCCGGGGGTGGGGATCGACGACCAGGACTTCCCCCTGGAGCACTCGACCCGCCCCGCCGCGGTGCTGGCCACCTACGGCCGCCAGCTGGTGTACCCGTTCCGCAAAGTGGCCGCCGACCTCCGCCGCTGA
- a CDS encoding alpha,alpha-trehalose-phosphate synthase (UDP-forming) codes for MAQRPVVIVSNRGPVTFQVADSGDLVAKRGAGGLVSGIGPLVAGTDATWVAAAMSDGDRRASEQGVVEAEGFRVRSLAIDPDQYRMAYDVVCNATLWFLHHGLYDLARRPRFDTRFREAWQAYRDVNAAFAEVVADDAPDGAAVLVQDYHLALVGGILAQRRPDLRTVHFSHTPFANPDTWRVLPTDLGAELLEGMAGHHACGFHSRRWADAFAACCAEQLGRTPTTFVSALASDPDDIGAVAASPACATALDELDHLVGDRAFVVRVDRIELSKNILRGFAAYEDLLERYPQWRERVVFGAFVYPSREGLPEYLAYRQEVETVVRRINERWGTPGWEPIVLDPTDDFPRSVAALRRADVFLVNPIRDGLNLVASEGPLVNDRDALLLLSPEAGIWDSLGDVARAVHPYDVSGTADALADALAVGRAARADEGRALKARAGARRPADWLDEQLDAAG; via the coding sequence ATGGCCCAGCGACCCGTGGTGATCGTGTCCAACCGAGGTCCCGTGACCTTCCAGGTCGCCGACAGCGGGGACCTGGTCGCCAAGCGTGGCGCCGGAGGGCTGGTGTCGGGCATCGGCCCGCTCGTGGCCGGGACCGACGCCACCTGGGTGGCAGCCGCGATGAGCGACGGGGACCGGCGAGCCTCCGAACAGGGGGTGGTGGAGGCCGAGGGCTTCCGCGTCCGCAGCCTCGCCATCGACCCCGATCAGTACCGGATGGCCTACGACGTGGTGTGCAACGCCACCTTGTGGTTCCTGCACCACGGCCTCTACGACCTGGCTCGCCGGCCCCGCTTCGACACCCGCTTCCGCGAGGCGTGGCAGGCCTACCGCGACGTCAACGCCGCCTTCGCCGAGGTGGTGGCCGACGACGCACCCGACGGGGCGGCGGTGCTGGTGCAGGACTACCACCTGGCCCTGGTGGGCGGGATCCTCGCCCAGCGCCGGCCGGACCTGCGCACCGTGCACTTCAGCCACACCCCGTTCGCCAACCCCGACACGTGGCGCGTCCTGCCCACCGACCTCGGGGCCGAGCTGCTCGAGGGCATGGCCGGGCACCACGCCTGCGGCTTCCACAGCCGCCGTTGGGCCGACGCCTTCGCCGCCTGCTGCGCCGAGCAGCTGGGCCGCACCCCCACCACCTTCGTGTCCGCCCTCGCGTCGGATCCCGACGACATCGGGGCGGTGGCCGCGTCACCGGCCTGCGCCACCGCCCTCGACGAGCTCGACCACCTCGTCGGCGACCGCGCCTTCGTGGTCCGGGTCGACCGCATCGAGCTGTCGAAGAACATCCTGCGCGGCTTCGCCGCCTACGAGGACCTGCTCGAGCGGTATCCGCAGTGGCGCGAGCGGGTCGTGTTCGGGGCGTTCGTCTACCCCTCACGAGAGGGGCTGCCGGAGTACCTGGCCTACCGCCAGGAGGTCGAGACGGTCGTGCGCCGCATCAACGAGCGGTGGGGGACACCCGGGTGGGAGCCCATCGTCCTCGACCCCACCGACGACTTCCCCCGGTCGGTCGCCGCCCTGCGCCGGGCCGACGTCTTCCTCGTCAACCCCATCCGCGACGGGCTGAACCTCGTCGCCAGCGAGGGGCCGCTGGTCAACGACCGCGATGCGCTGCTGCTGCTCAGCCCCGAAGCCGGCATCTGGGACTCCCTCGGCGACGTGGCCCGCGCCGTGCACCCCTACGACGTGAGCGGCACCGCCGACGCCCTCGCCGACGCCCTGGCCGTCGGACGGGCCGCGCGGGCCGACGAGGGTCGGGCGCTCAAGGCGAGGGCCGGCGCCCGGCGCCCCGCCGACTGGCTCGACGAGCAGCTCGACGCCGCCGGGTGA
- a CDS encoding glycerate kinase family protein, with the protein MRVLVAPDKFKSTATAVEVTEALVAALARDGHEATGVPMADGGEGFLDALGGPNRVATVRGPLGEPVEAAWRLHRRAAVIEMARASGLALVGGPEANDPIGASTAGTGELIALAVESGATRVLVGVGGSATTDGGLGALEALHPPQRLRGVELVVACDVTTSFVDAAAVFGPQKGASPAQVELLSRRLARLAQVYERESGIDVTALVGAGAAGGLAGGLATVGADLVSGFEVVAEEVGLDELMEDVDLVVTGEGFLDQESFAGKVVGGVTELAAEVGVPVLAVVGEVVDPLPALPDHLTVVSLSELVGADASRADPCAAAVRAVLAHCGPSDRR; encoded by the coding sequence GTGCGCGTGCTGGTGGCCCCGGACAAGTTCAAGTCGACGGCCACCGCCGTCGAGGTGACGGAGGCGCTGGTGGCCGCCCTCGCCCGAGACGGTCACGAGGCGACCGGGGTGCCGATGGCCGACGGCGGGGAGGGCTTCCTCGACGCACTCGGTGGCCCCAACCGGGTGGCCACCGTGCGCGGGCCCCTCGGCGAGCCGGTGGAGGCGGCCTGGCGCCTGCACCGCCGGGCGGCCGTCATCGAGATGGCCCGGGCGTCGGGCCTGGCCCTGGTGGGGGGCCCGGAGGCCAACGACCCGATCGGGGCCTCCACGGCCGGCACCGGTGAGCTGATCGCCCTGGCCGTCGAGTCGGGCGCCACCCGGGTCCTCGTGGGCGTGGGCGGTTCGGCCACCACCGACGGCGGGTTGGGGGCGCTGGAGGCCCTGCACCCACCCCAACGGCTCCGGGGCGTCGAGCTCGTCGTGGCCTGCGACGTGACCACCTCGTTCGTCGACGCCGCCGCCGTCTTCGGTCCCCAGAAGGGGGCGTCGCCGGCCCAGGTGGAGCTGCTCTCCCGTCGCCTGGCTCGCCTCGCTCAGGTCTACGAGCGGGAGTCGGGCATCGACGTCACCGCCCTGGTCGGGGCCGGGGCCGCCGGAGGGCTGGCCGGGGGCCTGGCCACGGTGGGGGCCGACCTGGTCTCGGGCTTCGAGGTCGTCGCCGAGGAGGTGGGTCTCGACGAGCTCATGGAGGACGTCGACCTCGTCGTGACCGGTGAGGGCTTCCTCGACCAGGAGTCATTCGCCGGCAAAGTGGTGGGCGGCGTGACCGAGCTGGCGGCCGAGGTGGGCGTGCCCGTGCTGGCCGTGGTCGGCGAGGTGGTCGACCCCCTGCCCGCCCTGCCCGACCACCTCACCGTGGTGTCGCTCAGCGAGCTCGTGGGCGCCGACGCCTCGCGGGCCGACCCCTGCGCCGCGGCGGTGCGAGCCGTGCTCGCCCACTGCGGCCCGAGCGACCGCCGCTGA